The DNA segment AGTTATGGGCGTTATAACTGCACTCATTATTATTCAACCAGATTTTAGTACGTCTGTCCTGATTTCCGTTATCGGAATGGCGATGCTTTTTTTCGGAGGAGCTAGATTTTCGCACATCCTAGCTACTACCATTGGTGCCATTACAATTCTCATTCCTGCAGGATTGGCGAGAGGCTACCGAGTTTCTAGATGGGAAACATGGTGGAGCCCCGAAAATGCTTCGAGCGACGCGATGCTTCAAATTAGCCAATCCTTGATTTCCCTCGGGAATGGCGGTCTGTTTGGAATGGGACTTGGAAATAGTACCGAAAAAAATATGTTCCTTCCAACGCCACATACAGATTTCATCTTTGCTATTATTGGAGAAGAAATTGGGTTTCTTGGAACCGTTGCCGTACTTACGCTTTTTCTTTTCCTATTTCAACGTGGAATAAAAATCGCTAAAGAGACTACTGACTTATTTGGTGTAATGGTCGCTTTGGGCATTTCATTCAGTTTCATTCTATATGCATTTACCAATGTAGCTGTAGTTACGAATCTTGTACCTACAACCGGACTACCGATGCCACTCGTTAGTTATGGTGGTTCTGGACTGGTGATCAATATGGCGAGCCTTGGAATATTGCTCAATATCAGTCAAGGAAAACGATCAGTGAATTCTCGTAAAGGATGGAGCTTAAATTAGTATGATAAATAGTATTCGCATTTTAATTGCCGGTGGAGGGACCGGAGGACACCTCTTCCCTGCCATTGCGCTTGGTGAGCGAATTCTTGCAGATTGCCCATATTCCAGCATGCATTATATGGGCTCAACTTTTGGAATTGAAGCAAATATTTTTCCAATTAAAAATATGAATCATACGTTAATCCCGATTCGAGGATTGCAACGAAACTTTAATCCTTCTGGAATTGGAAAAAATTTATTATTGCCGTTTAGAATTTTGAAATCAATAAAAATGACCAAAAAAGTATTTAACGCATTTAAACCTGATGTTGTTGTCGGAACTGGAGGGTATGCATCTGCCTTACCCATTCGAGAAGCAATAAGCCGAGATATTCCAGTTCTCATACAAGAGCAAAATTCTTTTCCGGGGATCACGACCCGATGGTTTGCAGACAAAGCAGATACAGTCTGCATCGCATTTGAAGAAGCAAAAAACCATCTCAAAAAAAAACTCTATTTGTCACCGGAAACCCAGTTCGAGCCGGAATTAATGAAGGAAACAGCATGATAGCTGCGCAAAATTATGATCTTGATCCCAAGAAAAAAACACTCCTCATTTTTGGAGGAAGTCAAGGATCGGCATTATTAAATAAGACAGTGAGTGAGAGTGTAAAATTATTAGAAAAATCTAAAATCCAATTCCTTTGGCAAACCGGGAAAAACCAATATGATCAATTAAAATCATTCGAGTCAGATTTTACAAGGGTTTTACCGTTCATTGATGACATGGGAAGTGCGTATGCATTGGCCGATTTGGCCTTATGCAGAGCCGGAGCTTTAACAATATCTGAATTGACATTGTGCGGCGTTCCGGCACTATTCGTTCCTCTCTCCAATGCGGCCGGAGACCACCAAAAAAAGAATGCATCTGTCATGGAAAAAGAAGGCGCAGCAATTGTGTGCAATGAGGATGATTTCACTTCAAACATTTTTTCGAATCAAGTGATTGGACTTTTGAAGAATGAAAATCAATTATTCCAAATGAGCGAAAAGTCTCAAAAATTGGGAAAGCCGAATGCAGTCAAAGACAT comes from the Candidatus Neomarinimicrobiota bacterium genome and includes:
- a CDS encoding cell division protein FtsW; this translates as MKQLNIINKKYDRPLLIGIFGLCVIGTVMLYSASTTRSLNFTDGFTNTMYLQLHLKRLFVGIIALIFFTMFDYRKLKRIAPIAVVVSIVMLALTKIVYLIQGNTFPARWLHFGFMTLQTSELARFSLILFLASYIDRKRNTIKDYYNGFAPPIIVMGVITALIIIQPDFSTSVLISVIGMAMLFFGGARFSHILATTIGAITILIPAGLARGYRVSRWETWWSPENASSDAMLQISQSLISLGNGGLFGMGLGNSTEKNMFLPTPHTDFIFAIIGEEIGFLGTVAVLTLFLFLFQRGIKIAKETTDLFGVMVALGISFSFILYAFTNVAVVTNLVPTTGLPMPLVSYGGSGLVINMASLGILLNISQGKRSVNSRKGWSLN